Part of the Lotus japonicus ecotype B-129 chromosome 6, LjGifu_v1.2 genome, TTTTCAGGGATACGGAATGACTGAGGCAGGGCCGGTGCTGTCCATGTCCCTAGGATTTGCAAAGCAACCGTTCCCCACAAAGTCAGGTTCATGTGGTACTGTTGTGAGAAATGCTGAGCTCATGGTTCTTGACCCTGAAACTGGTTGTTCTCTTGGCTATAATCAACCCGGTGAAATTTGCATCCGAGGCCAACAGATCATGAAAGGtacatatatatagatacaTTGATATGTATGCAATGCTTGCATATATGCTACATCTTAATATCCATGATAAAAATGCTACCTAGCTACATTCTATTAAATTCTTCAACAGATCAAATTTTTATGTAAAATCTTATGTTGACATTATAAACATTTAAATGTTTTAGGATATTTGAACGATGAGAAGGCCACAGCCACAACAATCGATGCGGAAGGTTGGCTTCACACCGGTGATGTTGGTTacattgatgatgatgatgagattTTCATAGTTGACAGGGTGAAGGAACTCATCAAATTCAAAGGCTTCCAAGTATGCATTCTTTATGATCAAATTATAGACATTTAAATTTTGCCTAATAAACTTTTGGAGAGAAAAAATATGGCAATCACTAATCCTCCTAATTCTTGTGTTGTGGCAGGTGCCCCCAGCTGAACTCGAAGGCCTTCTCGTAAGCCATCCCTCAATTGCAGATGCAGCTGTCGTCCCgtaagcttcttatccaacttcaattttgatggttaatttatagcatgtttgattTCACGATTTGCATATGATCCTAGGAGCACTTACTCAGAAGCTAAGACTTGTAGTTTCTGACCATAAGTGATTTTAGAGTATTTTATCGTGAAACTAAACATGCTATATAATGAGCTACTGATATAAATTGTAATTACATGACTATTCATCGTTGGGACTTTTAACAGACAAAAGGATGCTGCTGCTGGTGAAGTTCCCGTTGCCTTTGTTGTGAGatcaaatgggtttgatctaaCTGAAGAGGCTGTAAAGGAGTTCATATCCAAACAGGTATGTCACATATGCATTGTGACAATAGTTTAATTATGTGATTTGGTaatgaaaaaaatcatattctAGCTTCCATATAATTTGGCtagaataaaaatataaaaagactTTGACTGACATGTAGACTTTTTGTGTGAGCAGGTGGTGTTTTATAAAAGACTGCACAAGGTTTACTTTGTTCATGCAATTCCCAAGTCTCCATCAGGAAAGATATTGAGGAAAGACCTCAGAGCAAAGCTAGAAAATGGAAATCAGAAGCCATAGAGGCTAGAAGCCCACATTTTTTTTTGCTCTCTTTGTGGCAATAAATCTtcatcatttatttatttatattctaGATCTCATCGTAATATATGTATTGAGGCTTCACGGCACAAAGCCAATCCGAGAAGTCATTGTATTGTAGTTGCACATACTCCTTCATTGTAATTTTTTGTCCATTAATTGCTTGAGCTTCTCTATGTCCATTGGACTTGTAATGTGAAGTGATTTGAGATCACTAAATTATTATCAAATCCTTGTGTGCCATGATAATTTTACTCCCCAATGACAATcttcaattttaattattttttttttatcaaattgcTCTCGCAATTCTGAGCCGAATGTACTGAAAGTCAAATGTGTCTCCTTAAGAAAACGACATTTAAGGATCAGATTTTTGACCTAGaggttttttttgaaagaggtCTAGAGGTTTAAACAACCGCTTTTTTAAATGTTAAGATGATTAAAATAATGAATGTAAGAACcaataaaatgcattaaaaaaaagacaaattGTGTTTAAGATAATTCAATCATCATGCGAGCAACAAAAGTCTCACTACTAAGAGTTGATGAGATTCTGTTATCCCTCTTGTTTCCATCAGCTACGTTAGTTGTTTCAACTTTAGCTTATGTTGTTGTTTGTTTGGGACCTACgaaagccttcatcttctctccaTATTTTCAGAATTGCTAATTTGACTCTTATCGATGTTGCTAAAGCCATGGGATGAGCTTTCTCGATAGCCGCACAGTCTACAACTCCGGATGAGTTATGTTGATTGGAGCATTTTGTAAAAAGGATAATAGCCGCTCATAAGCCAATTTGGTTATTTTGTTTCTCTAGACAAAATAAGAGATccatatattttaattaacttACTTTTTTGGTTttcataaaattattaaaaataaattaaagtttcaatataTTATTCCAAACAttacaatattttttgttggtattttgtgtcaaaaaaaaaagtttttgatTCTATCACAAACATTGGGCCAAGCTTTCTAGGGATTGAGACTTCTAAAGTGGCTTATAAGCAGCTATGTAGCCAATAAGGCTTTGGGCTCACAGTCTTAGCCCATGAACTTGTGAGCTTTCTGATGAGAACTGAAGGAGGAAGAGAacgttgaccaaaaaaaaaaaggaggaaGAGAACGGTGGCTGCGACGACGGAGGAAGAACAATATTTCATGACGGTGGTGAGGGAATCTCAGCCTTCTGCCAAAGCAAAGCAAAGAGGGTTACCCAT contains:
- the LOC130723333 gene encoding 4-coumarate--CoA ligase 2-like, yielding MTEAGPVLSMSLGFAKQPFPTKSGSCGTVVRNAELMVLDPETGCSLGYNQPGEICIRGQQIMKGYLNDEKATATTIDAEGWLHTGDVGYIDDDDEIFIVDRVKELIKFKGFQVPPAELEGLLVSHPSIADAAVVPQKDAAAGEVPVAFVVRSNGFDLTEEAVKEFISKQVVFYKRLHKVYFVHAIPKSPSGKILRKDLRAKLENGNQKP